The following proteins are co-located in the Nocardia bhagyanarayanae genome:
- a CDS encoding PLP-dependent cysteine synthase family protein, whose translation MPVVTRVTDLIGRTPLFELATTATGTRLLLKLEQFNPTGAAKIRMAREMVLDAERRGLLPSGGHIIESTSGNTGLGLAVVAAERGYRFTAVVDHHACKDKLRAMRAMGAELVYVADEGDDNLATSAREDLAEAMAAAQDDAYFTEQHNNDANAVGYYAVAEELLEDVERVDILLSAVGTGGSLFGTATRLRQLGCPPYVIGVEPVGSIAFGGPGGPYWQSGTGTPPGATIGTAVDYSLLDEGVKVSDVAAFATARAVAKKLGLMLGGSAGGSVYAGLTRLEEFPAGSTVVTIVCDGGEKYLDTVFDDDWMNDRDLLDADSEREVLGLLDRYSPARRKQLVEAR comes from the coding sequence ATGCCTGTCGTCACGCGCGTGACGGACCTGATCGGTCGCACTCCGCTCTTCGAGCTGGCCACCACCGCGACCGGCACCCGGCTGCTGCTCAAGCTCGAACAGTTCAACCCGACGGGCGCGGCCAAGATCAGGATGGCCCGCGAGATGGTGCTCGACGCCGAGCGGCGCGGTTTGCTGCCGAGTGGCGGGCATATCATCGAATCCACGTCCGGCAACACCGGGCTCGGCTTGGCGGTGGTTGCTGCCGAACGCGGGTACCGCTTCACCGCCGTGGTCGACCACCACGCATGTAAGGACAAGTTGCGCGCGATGCGAGCGATGGGTGCGGAGCTGGTGTACGTCGCCGACGAGGGCGACGACAACCTGGCCACTTCGGCGCGGGAGGACCTCGCCGAGGCGATGGCCGCCGCCCAGGACGACGCCTACTTCACCGAACAGCACAACAACGACGCCAACGCGGTCGGCTACTACGCCGTCGCCGAGGAGTTGCTCGAGGACGTGGAGCGGGTCGACATCCTGCTCTCGGCGGTCGGCACCGGCGGTTCGCTGTTCGGCACCGCGACACGGCTGCGCCAGCTCGGCTGCCCGCCGTACGTGATCGGGGTGGAACCGGTCGGCTCCATAGCCTTCGGCGGGCCCGGCGGTCCGTACTGGCAATCCGGTACGGGCACGCCGCCCGGCGCCACCATCGGCACCGCGGTCGACTACTCGTTGCTCGACGAGGGGGTGAAGGTGTCCGATGTGGCGGCCTTCGCCACCGCCCGCGCCGTCGCCAAGAAGCTCGGGCTGATGCTGGGCGGCTCGGCGGGCGGGTCGGTGTACGCGGGGCTGACCAGGCTCGAGGAATTCCCCGCCGGCTCGACGGTGGTCACCATCGTCTGCGACGGCGGCGAGAAGTACCTGGACACCGTCTTCGACGACGACTGGATGAACGACCGCGATCTGCTCGACGCCGACTCCGAGCGCGAGGTGCTCGGTCTGCTCGATCGCTACTCCCCCGCCCGCCGAAAGCAGCTGGTGGAGGCGCGGTGA
- a CDS encoding flavodoxin domain-containing protein — protein sequence MRVVILFGSEMGTSETAAECVADELAGAHDVSVYDMTDFDVDDLDVADFHIVVCSTYGDGDLPTGAEPFFDALDARTPDLTGLRFAVFGLGDSVYGDTFNRGGEIAAEKLTARGAIQVGEHARHDASTEVRVRDMAREWARALPVPEFASA from the coding sequence GTGCGCGTAGTCATTCTGTTCGGGTCGGAGATGGGCACTTCCGAAACCGCGGCCGAGTGTGTCGCGGACGAGCTGGCGGGCGCGCACGATGTCTCGGTCTACGACATGACCGACTTCGACGTCGACGATCTGGACGTCGCCGACTTCCACATCGTGGTGTGCTCGACCTACGGCGACGGCGATCTGCCCACCGGCGCGGAGCCGTTCTTCGACGCCCTCGACGCGCGCACGCCCGACCTGACCGGGTTGCGCTTCGCGGTGTTCGGCCTCGGCGACTCCGTCTACGGCGACACGTTCAACCGCGGCGGTGAGATCGCGGCCGAGAAGCTGACCGCCCGCGGCGCGATCCAGGTCGGCGAGCACGCCCGCCACGACGCGTCCACCGAGGTGCGCGTGCGCGACATGGCCCGCGAGTGGGCGCGGGCGCTGCCCGTTCCCGAATTCGCTTCGGCCTGA
- a CDS encoding TerD family protein: MSVTLAKGGNVSLSKQAPNLTKVAVGLGWDVRTTTGADYDLDASALATGPNLKVLSDQHFVFYNNLRSPEGTIEHTGDNLTGEGEGDDEVINVDLAATPPTITNIFFPVSIHDADARGQSFGQIRNAFIRVVDATTGAELARYDLTEDASTETAMVFGELYRHSGEWKFRAIGQGYASGLAGIARDYGVNI; encoded by the coding sequence ATGAGCGTCACACTCGCCAAGGGCGGAAACGTTTCGCTGTCCAAGCAGGCGCCGAACCTGACCAAGGTCGCGGTGGGACTCGGCTGGGACGTGCGCACCACGACCGGTGCGGATTACGACCTCGACGCGAGCGCACTGGCCACCGGCCCGAACCTGAAGGTGCTCTCCGATCAGCACTTCGTGTTCTACAACAACCTGCGTTCGCCCGAGGGCACCATCGAGCACACCGGCGACAATCTCACCGGTGAGGGCGAGGGTGACGACGAGGTGATCAACGTCGACCTCGCGGCGACGCCGCCGACGATCACCAACATCTTCTTCCCGGTGTCCATCCACGACGCCGACGCGCGCGGGCAGTCGTTCGGTCAGATCCGCAACGCCTTCATCCGCGTCGTCGACGCCACCACCGGCGCCGAACTGGCCCGCTACGACCTCACCGAGGACGCGTCGACCGAGACCGCCATGGTGTTCGGCGAGCTGTACCGGCACAGCGGCGAGTGGAAGTTCCGGGCCATCGGCCAGGGCTACGCGTCCGGTCTCGCGGGCATCGCCCGCGATTACGGCGTCAACATCTGA
- a CDS encoding MATE family efflux transporter yields the protein MNLGEFRADGRRLAALATPIALTQLAQIAVSTTNIALMGTLGVRQVAAGGLAIVLFNQIRTMCVGLITGTGNQIASAVSAADKRGDSADREVREVVRSSFLIATVAGLLGGAVLIGLGWSLQWLGQDAGVLADARPLMVALAPGLLPCLWFQVLRQYTVGMQRPQALLLVTLGSVALNLGLALTFIHGWAGLPALGLTGIGVATSLVFLITFGVFWAMVHHDPRLGPTLSIRPWPVHRSTVVSELKLGTPIALTYGSEAGMFSVLALVMGSIGPAALAAHNVVYQIIYIVFQVAIGLSHGASILVSHAAARDEYQHAKALAWLALRYAGIVAAITGAVYVLAPNAVLRPFLEPGDTATIEIARTLLLIGIVLQFFDAAQNIGTGLLRGLKETNAGFRLSLIGYWMVGLPTALLLAYPLHLGAAGVWWGLTAGLATTAVLMVRRYFGLLDDMAHAYPRRLPETLSSPG from the coding sequence GTGAACCTGGGTGAGTTCCGCGCCGACGGCCGTCGGCTCGCCGCGCTGGCGACGCCGATCGCACTGACCCAGCTCGCCCAGATCGCGGTCTCCACGACCAACATCGCGCTGATGGGCACCCTCGGGGTGCGCCAGGTGGCGGCGGGCGGCCTGGCGATCGTGCTGTTCAACCAGATCCGGACGATGTGCGTCGGATTGATCACCGGCACCGGCAACCAGATCGCGTCGGCGGTCAGCGCGGCGGACAAGCGCGGCGATTCCGCCGACCGCGAGGTGCGCGAGGTGGTCCGGTCGAGTTTCCTCATCGCGACGGTGGCCGGTCTCCTCGGCGGCGCCGTGCTCATCGGACTCGGCTGGTCCTTGCAGTGGCTCGGCCAGGACGCCGGGGTGCTCGCCGACGCGCGCCCGCTCATGGTCGCGCTGGCTCCCGGACTGCTGCCCTGCCTCTGGTTCCAAGTGCTTCGGCAGTACACGGTCGGCATGCAGCGTCCGCAGGCCCTGCTGCTGGTGACGCTGGGTTCGGTCGCGCTGAATCTGGGTCTCGCCCTCACCTTCATCCACGGCTGGGCCGGGCTGCCCGCGCTCGGCCTGACCGGCATCGGCGTGGCCACCTCGCTGGTCTTCCTGATCACCTTCGGCGTGTTCTGGGCGATGGTGCACCACGATCCCCGACTCGGTCCCACCCTGTCGATCCGGCCGTGGCCCGTGCACCGTTCGACCGTCGTCTCGGAGCTGAAGCTCGGCACCCCCATCGCGCTCACCTACGGGTCGGAAGCGGGCATGTTCTCGGTCCTCGCCCTCGTGATGGGCAGCATCGGACCGGCCGCGCTCGCCGCGCACAACGTCGTCTACCAGATCATCTACATCGTGTTCCAGGTGGCGATCGGGCTATCGCACGGCGCGTCCATCCTGGTCAGTCACGCGGCGGCGCGCGACGAATACCAGCACGCCAAGGCGCTGGCCTGGCTCGCGCTGCGCTACGCGGGCATCGTCGCCGCGATCACCGGCGCGGTGTACGTGCTCGCGCCGAACGCGGTGCTGCGGCCGTTCCTGGAGCCCGGCGACACCGCGACGATCGAGATCGCGCGCACCCTGCTGCTGATCGGCATCGTGTTGCAGTTCTTCGACGCCGCGCAGAACATCGGCACCGGCTTGCTGCGCGGGTTGAAGGAGACCAACGCGGGCTTCCGGCTGTCGCTGATCGGCTACTGGATGGTCGGCCTGCCCACGGCGCTGCTGCTGGCCTACCCATTGCACCTCGGCGCCGCGGGCGTCTGGTGGGGGCTCACCGCGGGGTTGGCCACCACCGCCGTCCTCATGGTGCGGCGCTATTTCGGTTTGCTCGACGACATGGCGCACGCGTACCCGCGGCGCCTGCCGGAAACGCTGTCGAGCCCCGGCTGA
- a CDS encoding pyridoxamine 5'-phosphate oxidase family protein → MAAGASPAQRQDHSTDHPELDVLPEWPQETIAVLVTTDPAPHAIPVSWPVRAGDRRILISLKFDRGSLARLRERPEVALLILGGGNVALCARGTAKVIAEQMPDAEDYVAVQIDVAVIDDHRQSAFAVDKGIQRTVLDASELHALQGRVATLRGWSDDQN, encoded by the coding sequence ATGGCAGCCGGAGCGAGCCCTGCGCAACGACAAGACCACTCGACCGATCATCCCGAACTGGACGTGCTGCCGGAATGGCCGCAGGAAACGATCGCCGTGCTGGTCACCACCGACCCGGCGCCGCATGCGATTCCGGTGTCCTGGCCGGTGCGCGCCGGTGATCGGCGCATTCTGATCAGCCTGAAGTTCGACCGCGGTTCGCTGGCCCGGCTACGGGAACGGCCCGAGGTCGCGTTGCTGATCCTCGGCGGCGGCAATGTCGCGCTGTGCGCGCGCGGTACGGCCAAGGTGATCGCCGAACAGATGCCCGACGCCGAGGATTACGTCGCGGTGCAGATCGATGTCGCCGTGATCGACGATCACCGCCAGTCCGCCTTCGCGGTGGACAAGGGCATCCAGCGCACCGTGCTCGACGCGAGCGAATTGCACGCGTTGCAGGGCCGCGTCGCCACGCTGCGCGGCTGGTCCGACGACCAGAACTGA
- a CDS encoding stealth family protein yields the protein MDRAVNPPGGWDSGTARVGYDTVAIAAGNLAVSETAIADLGYLRGQLAAAEVPFLLIRNSGHRLILAADAAHRGMVRRVTDAARAAGFAVAEIGHQVFRLGRDADPAHHVELELWEYHGDTVECPRPNALTRNIFDLADVEFTQVRLFDRTWPTLADMFAPQATDVAFDIDIVFSWVDGSDPEFRARRAGLMTQVVVGEGDDADARIRQIDELKYAMRSVHKNAPWIRRIFVATDSAIPDWLSEHPKVTIVPAIDHFSDPAALPTFNSHAVECQLQHIEGLSEHFLYSNDDMFFARPVRPEMFFTPGGVSRFIEADTRIGPGRNNERRSGFENAARVNRALLADRFGHVITRHLEHTPAPLRRSVLLEMEAEFGADFARTMASRFRSATDISVTNSLYHYYALLTGRAVPQEAARVRYVDTTSRDGLALLDHLAVVRDVDFFCLNDGSFPEVPESERVQRVSEFLADWFPEPAPWERLSAPPRRPLPESAPGAA from the coding sequence ATGGACAGGGCAGTGAATCCACCAGGGGGCTGGGACTCGGGCACGGCTCGGGTGGGATACGACACCGTCGCGATCGCGGCGGGCAATCTGGCGGTCTCGGAGACGGCGATCGCGGATCTCGGCTACCTGCGCGGCCAGCTCGCCGCGGCGGAGGTGCCGTTTCTACTGATCCGGAACAGCGGGCACCGGCTGATCCTGGCCGCCGACGCCGCGCACCGCGGGATGGTGCGCCGCGTGACGGATGCCGCGCGCGCGGCGGGCTTCGCCGTCGCGGAGATCGGTCACCAGGTCTTCCGGCTCGGCCGCGACGCCGATCCGGCGCATCACGTCGAGCTGGAGCTGTGGGAGTACCACGGCGACACCGTCGAATGCCCGCGACCCAACGCGTTGACCCGCAACATCTTCGATCTGGCCGACGTGGAATTCACCCAGGTCCGGCTGTTCGACCGGACGTGGCCGACCCTGGCCGACATGTTCGCGCCGCAGGCCACCGATGTCGCCTTCGACATCGACATCGTCTTCTCCTGGGTGGACGGCTCGGACCCGGAATTCCGCGCCCGGCGCGCGGGCCTGATGACGCAGGTCGTCGTCGGTGAGGGCGACGACGCGGACGCCAGGATCCGCCAGATCGACGAGCTGAAGTACGCCATGCGCTCGGTGCACAAGAACGCGCCGTGGATCCGCCGCATCTTCGTCGCCACCGATTCGGCGATCCCCGACTGGCTGAGCGAGCACCCGAAGGTCACCATCGTGCCCGCGATCGACCACTTCAGCGACCCCGCGGCGCTGCCGACCTTCAACTCGCACGCGGTGGAATGCCAGTTGCAGCACATCGAGGGGCTCAGCGAGCACTTCCTGTACTCCAACGACGACATGTTCTTCGCCAGGCCGGTGCGTCCCGAGATGTTCTTCACGCCGGGCGGCGTCAGCCGGTTCATCGAAGCGGACACTCGCATCGGGCCGGGTCGGAACAACGAGCGGCGCAGCGGATTCGAGAACGCGGCGCGGGTGAACCGCGCACTGCTCGCCGATCGCTTCGGGCACGTCATCACCCGGCACCTCGAGCACACCCCCGCCCCGTTGCGGCGCAGCGTGTTGCTGGAGATGGAGGCGGAGTTCGGCGCCGACTTCGCCCGCACCATGGCGAGCCGATTCCGTTCGGCCACCGATATTTCCGTCACCAACTCGCTGTACCACTACTACGCGCTGCTGACCGGTCGGGCGGTGCCGCAGGAGGCGGCGCGCGTGCGCTACGTCGACACCACGAGCCGCGACGGCCTCGCGCTGCTCGACCACTTGGCCGTCGTGCGGGACGTCGATTTCTTCTGCCTCAACGACGGCAGCTTCCCCGAGGTGCCGGAATCCGAAAGGGTCCAGCGCGTTTCGGAATTCCTCGCGGACTGGTTCCCGGAACCGGCGCCGTGGGAACGGCTCAGTGCACCGCCTCGCCGTCCGCTTCCTGAGTCGGCTCCCGGCGCCGCATGA
- a CDS encoding phosphodiesterase — MAGHPPGGTFGPVRISRVAEHPRPDHVLFHFSDTHLIAGDGELYGDVDAEQRLRRLLGQAAASRIRPTALVFTGDLADRGEPGAYAKLRALVEPFARHIGAPVVWVMGNHDDRGVLRHTLLDEAPSTKPFDRVHMIDGLRIIALDTSVPGHHHGEISDEQLDWLRDVLAEPAPFGTILAMHHPPVPCVVDLAVTVELRDQRRLADVLDGTDVRAILAGHVHFSTYATFAGIPVSVASSTCYTQDLAAATGGLRGRDGAQAFNFVHVYPDTVVHSVVPIDVGATVGEPATPEEAAAKLAEAGIAIPPAGRIPHVMRRREPTQEADGEAVH; from the coding sequence ATGGCGGGCCATCCGCCGGGAGGGACGTTCGGTCCGGTGCGCATAAGCAGAGTCGCGGAGCACCCGCGACCGGATCACGTGTTGTTTCACTTCAGTGACACCCATCTCATCGCCGGTGACGGCGAGCTGTACGGGGATGTCGATGCCGAGCAGCGTTTACGCAGGCTGCTCGGTCAGGCAGCGGCCAGCCGCATCCGCCCGACGGCACTGGTGTTCACCGGCGATCTCGCCGACCGCGGCGAACCGGGCGCGTACGCGAAGCTGCGCGCGCTGGTCGAGCCTTTCGCACGCCACATCGGCGCGCCGGTGGTCTGGGTGATGGGAAATCACGACGATCGCGGTGTGCTGCGTCACACGCTGCTCGACGAGGCGCCGTCGACCAAGCCGTTCGACCGCGTGCACATGATCGACGGTCTGCGCATCATCGCGCTGGACACCTCGGTGCCCGGCCACCACCACGGCGAGATCTCCGACGAACAGCTGGACTGGCTGCGCGACGTGCTCGCCGAGCCCGCGCCGTTCGGCACCATCCTGGCCATGCACCACCCGCCGGTGCCATGCGTGGTCGACCTGGCCGTCACGGTGGAGCTGCGCGACCAACGCAGGCTCGCCGACGTGCTGGACGGCACCGACGTGCGCGCCATCCTCGCCGGTCACGTGCATTTCTCCACCTACGCGACGTTCGCGGGCATCCCGGTCTCGGTAGCCTCGTCCACCTGCTATACCCAGGATCTGGCCGCGGCGACGGGCGGACTGCGCGGCCGCGACGGCGCCCAGGCCTTCAACTTCGTGCACGTCTACCCGGACACGGTCGTGCATTCGGTGGTCCCGATCGACGTGGGCGCGACCGTCGGCGAGCCCGCCACCCCCGAGGAGGCGGCGGCGAAACTCGCCGAGGCTGGGATCGCGATTCCCCCCGCGGGCCGCATCCCGCACGTCATGCGGCGCCGGGAGCCGACTCAGGAAGCGGACGGCGAGGCGGTGCACTGA